Proteins encoded within one genomic window of candidate division KSB1 bacterium:
- a CDS encoding 4Fe-4S dicluster domain-containing protein gives MIAESGLLSTIEDKLYRVQYRHANESHIRVDQEICRGCHIERICLSICPAKVYSLEEGSGKILVNFENCLECGTCWIACTEGAIDWRNPQGGFGVRFQHG, from the coding sequence ATGATCGCAGAGTCGGGATTGCTAAGCACAATCGAGGACAAGCTCTACCGCGTCCAGTACCGCCACGCGAACGAGAGCCATATTCGGGTGGACCAGGAGATCTGTCGGGGCTGTCACATTGAGAGGATCTGCCTGTCCATCTGTCCCGCGAAAGTCTACAGCCTGGAAGAAGGTTCCGGGAAGATCCTTGTGAATTTCGAGAACTGCCTCGAGTGCGGGACCTGCTGGATCGCCTGCACCGAAGGAGCGATTGACTGGCGTAATCCGCAGGGGGGATTCGGTGTGCGCTTCCAGCACGGGTAG